The following proteins are co-located in the Chloroflexota bacterium genome:
- a CDS encoding fumarylacetoacetate hydrolase, with protein MRYYSLIGADGDARLAVEARDGVLADLTSLHEELVALEDLALAAALSGESIDSLAQRLLDGGTADEYDLAEIMDGDGNAILDMPFEPPEVWAAGVTYKTSEMERRRESETPDVYSMVYSAERPEVFFKATPERCVGPNDSVGIREDSNWNVPEPELAFVLYGGEIIGYTIGNDMSSRQIEGENPLYLPQAKVYSRCCAIGPSFVTAESIGDPHSLDVSCTITRDGEQVFSGSTNTSQMARTCEELAEWLQRHNDVPNMTAVLTGTSIVPPPDFTLQEGDTVTIAIANIGTLVNDVIVV; from the coding sequence ATGAGATACTACAGTCTAATTGGAGCGGATGGCGATGCCAGACTTGCGGTTGAAGCGCGTGACGGCGTGCTTGCCGATCTGACATCGCTGCATGAAGAACTAGTGGCGCTTGAAGACTTGGCGCTGGCGGCGGCGCTGTCCGGCGAGAGCATCGACTCGCTTGCCCAGCGACTTCTCGATGGCGGCACGGCGGACGAGTATGACCTCGCCGAGATTATGGACGGCGATGGCAATGCAATCCTGGACATGCCGTTTGAGCCGCCGGAGGTCTGGGCGGCGGGCGTAACCTATAAGACAAGCGAGATGGAACGCCGCCGCGAGAGCGAGACGCCTGATGTGTATTCCATGGTGTACAGTGCGGAGCGGCCCGAGGTGTTCTTCAAGGCGACGCCCGAACGCTGCGTCGGTCCGAACGACTCGGTGGGCATACGCGAGGACTCCAACTGGAATGTGCCTGAGCCGGAACTTGCGTTCGTGCTGTATGGCGGCGAGATTATCGGCTACACCATTGGCAACGATATGAGCAGCCGCCAAATCGAAGGCGAGAATCCGCTCTACCTGCCGCAGGCGAAGGTGTACAGCCGCTGCTGCGCCATTGGACCGAGTTTCGTAACGGCGGAATCCATCGGCGACCCGCACAGCCTCGATGTGAGCTGCACCATTACGCGCGACGGCGAGCAGGTATTCAGCGGCAGCACGAACACATCCCAGATGGCGCGCACCTGCGAGGAACTCGCGGAGTGGCTGCAAAGACACAACGATGTGCCGAACATGACAGCGGTGCTGACGGGCACTTCCATCGTGCCGCCGCCCGACTTCACTCTGCAAGAAGGCGACACCGTAACCATCGCCATTGCCAACATCGGCACGCTGGTGAACGATGTTATAGTGGTGTAG
- a CDS encoding type II toxin-antitoxin system VapC family toxin encodes MSIYYLDTSAVLKLYLGNELGSEFMRTLIEGATSDESFYISSFGLLEVKAAIVRRVSDAGVAGRALSQFSQDMADLLKIVRLNEYILYRALSATENYRLRAGDAIHLATALSIAAMTEQSQLFMISSDAELLDASIAAGIGALDPQADDAMDSLRQIRE; translated from the coding sequence ATGTCCATCTATTATTTGGATACGTCCGCCGTCCTGAAACTCTATCTCGGTAATGAATTGGGCTCAGAATTCATGAGGACATTAATAGAGGGCGCTACGTCTGATGAGTCGTTCTATATCTCGTCTTTCGGCCTTTTGGAGGTTAAGGCGGCGATTGTAAGGCGAGTCAGTGATGCTGGTGTTGCTGGGAGAGCATTATCTCAATTCTCCCAGGACATGGCAGATTTGTTGAAGATTGTCCGGCTGAACGAGTACATACTGTATCGGGCGCTGTCGGCGACTGAAAACTATCGCCTCCGAGCGGGTGATGCCATCCACTTGGCTACCGCGCTGTCCATCGCCGCAATGACCGAACAGTCTCAATTATTCATGATTTCTAGCGACGCTGAACTGCTCGATGCGTCCATCGCAGCCGGCATCGGCGCGCTTGACCCGCAAGCGGATGACGCAATGGACAGCCTGCGCCAAATCAGGGAGTAG